From the genome of Psychroserpens ponticola, one region includes:
- the fumC gene encoding class II fumarate hydratase — translation MKFRIEKDTMGNVNVPADKLWGAQTERSRNNFKIGASASMPLEIVYGFAYLKKAAAYTNAELGVLDNNKRDLIEKVCDEILQGKHDDQFPLVIWQTGSGTQSNMNVNEVIANRAHQIAGKVIGEGDKTIQPNDDVNKSQSSNDTFPTGMHIAIYKKVVETTISGVIQLRNTLHKKSMAFNDVVKIGRTHLMDATPLTLGQEFSGYVSQLDHGIIALENTLPHLAELALGGTAVGTGLNTPNGYSELVAEYIAKFTGLPFVSAENKFEALAAHDALVETHGALKQLAVSLNKIANDIRMMASGPRSGIGEIIIPANEPGSSIMPGKVNPTQCEALTMVCAQVMGNDVAVTVGGTQGHYELNVFKPMMAANVLHSAQLIGDACVSFDEHCASGIEPNHDVIKQLLNNSLMLVTALNTKIGYYKAAEIANTAHKNGTTLKIEAINLGYVTAEEYDEWVKPEEMVGSLK, via the coding sequence ATGAAATTCAGAATAGAAAAAGATACAATGGGTAACGTTAATGTTCCTGCTGATAAACTTTGGGGAGCTCAAACAGAACGCTCTCGTAATAATTTTAAAATAGGTGCTTCAGCATCAATGCCTCTTGAGATTGTTTATGGTTTTGCTTATCTTAAAAAGGCAGCTGCTTACACAAATGCTGAATTGGGTGTTTTAGATAATAATAAACGGGATTTAATAGAAAAAGTTTGTGATGAAATATTACAAGGTAAGCACGACGACCAGTTCCCATTGGTGATTTGGCAAACAGGTTCTGGTACGCAAAGTAACATGAATGTCAACGAGGTTATTGCAAATAGAGCACATCAAATTGCAGGAAAAGTAATTGGTGAAGGTGATAAAACCATTCAACCTAACGATGATGTCAATAAATCTCAATCTTCTAATGATACATTTCCAACAGGAATGCATATCGCTATTTATAAAAAAGTAGTTGAGACAACGATTTCTGGAGTTATACAATTAAGAAATACGTTACATAAGAAATCTATGGCGTTTAATGATGTTGTGAAAATTGGACGTACACATTTAATGGATGCCACTCCACTAACACTCGGACAAGAATTTTCGGGTTACGTTTCTCAATTAGATCATGGCATAATAGCCTTAGAAAATACACTGCCTCACTTAGCTGAATTAGCACTTGGTGGTACAGCTGTTGGCACAGGACTTAATACTCCAAATGGCTATAGTGAGCTTGTGGCTGAATATATTGCTAAGTTTACTGGATTACCTTTTGTTTCTGCTGAAAATAAATTTGAAGCACTTGCAGCTCACGATGCTTTAGTTGAAACTCATGGAGCTTTAAAACAATTGGCTGTATCTCTTAATAAAATTGCTAATGATATTCGTATGATGGCTTCTGGACCTAGAAGTGGTATTGGTGAAATTATTATTCCTGCAAACGAACCTGGAAGTTCTATTATGCCTGGAAAAGTAAATCCAACACAATGCGAAGCTTTAACTATGGTTTGTGCTCAAGTAATGGGTAATGACGTAGCTGTTACTGTTGGAGGAACTCAAGGTCATTACGAGTTAAATGTTTTTAAACCAATGATGGCTGCTAACGTATTACATTCTGCTCAATTAATTGGTGATGCTTGTGTTAGTTTTGATGAGCATTGTGCTTCTGGAATTGAACCCAATCATGATGTTATTAAACAACTTTTAAACAACTCATTAATGTTGGTTACTGCGTTAAATACAAAAATAGGATATTATAAAGCAGCTGAAATAGCCAATACAGCTCACAAAAATGGGACCACTTTAAAAATAGAAGCTATTAATCTTGGTTATGTTACAGCAGAAGAATATGATGAATGGGTTAAGCCAGAAGAAATGGTAGGTTCTTTAAAATAA
- a CDS encoding T9SS type A sorting domain-containing protein, whose amino-acid sequence MEKFLLAILIGVSINTVAYSQTTFSAKQPINIATGDAPFVIDSGNLDADAFADIVIGTNLGDTVEWYKNNGDGTFTMQPLIANDIIECGGVTIADLNNDGFNDILASNFGDDELVWFENDGFGNFATEQIISTGIDGSSGIVTGFIDAGTTIDVAVVGFNSGDTVWFSNDGFGTFSGPNTIESIPGSGPGNLDLADFDGDGDNDIVLMNSGIGTVELYYNNLIPSGTVSFTKDVNTVTSGEVYPFDASFGDVDDDTNLDIVVVDLYGGTSGLGWYKKEIDGTFSETILTTTITAPATAMVEDMDNDGYNDIVLSSGANGAGTDIVWFRSTASGTFGSEIIIDNTQSQTYAFTLNDLDNDGDIDITNIAYNDDDLNWFENELITLSLNDQTEESISFYPNPTSSKLNFKGLFSDATEVSVFDILGKEIVSTKIDSSSSLDVSNLENGTYILKFKNYDTIIKFVKE is encoded by the coding sequence ATGGAAAAATTTTTACTAGCGATACTTATTGGAGTAAGTATAAATACTGTTGCTTATTCTCAAACAACTTTTAGCGCAAAACAACCTATTAACATAGCTACAGGTGATGCACCTTTTGTAATTGATTCAGGCAATTTAGACGCTGATGCATTTGCAGATATAGTTATAGGAACTAATTTAGGAGATACTGTAGAATGGTATAAAAATAATGGCGATGGAACATTTACTATGCAACCATTGATAGCAAATGATATTATAGAATGTGGTGGTGTCACTATTGCAGACCTTAATAATGATGGATTTAATGATATCTTAGCTTCAAATTTTGGTGATGATGAGTTAGTTTGGTTTGAAAATGATGGTTTTGGTAATTTTGCAACAGAACAAATAATTTCAACTGGAATTGATGGTTCTAGCGGAATTGTCACAGGTTTTATTGATGCTGGTACAACGATTGACGTTGCTGTTGTTGGATTTAATTCCGGAGATACTGTTTGGTTTTCTAATGATGGTTTTGGCACCTTTTCTGGTCCAAATACCATAGAGTCTATTCCTGGTAGTGGTCCAGGTAATTTAGACCTTGCCGATTTTGATGGTGATGGAGATAATGATATCGTACTGATGAATTCAGGAATTGGAACTGTAGAATTGTATTATAATAATTTAATTCCTAGTGGAACAGTCAGCTTTACTAAGGATGTAAATACAGTAACTTCTGGTGAAGTCTACCCTTTTGATGCAAGTTTTGGTGATGTAGATGACGATACTAATTTAGATATCGTGGTGGTTGATCTTTATGGAGGTACTTCTGGTTTAGGTTGGTATAAAAAAGAAATAGATGGTACGTTTTCTGAAACTATTTTGACGACAACCATCACTGCTCCTGCAACTGCTATGGTTGAAGATATGGACAATGATGGTTATAATGATATCGTTTTAAGTTCAGGTGCCAATGGTGCAGGAACTGATATTGTATGGTTTAGAAGTACTGCTTCTGGTACCTTTGGATCCGAAATAATTATTGATAATACGCAAAGTCAAACTTATGCATTTACTCTAAACGATTTAGATAATGATGGTGATATTGACATTACAAATATTGCCTATAATGATGATGACTTAAATTGGTTTGAAAATGAATTAATTACGTTAAGTCTTAATGATCAAACTGAGGAGTCTATCAGCTTTTATCCTAACCCAACATCTTCAAAATTGAATTTTAAGGGTTTATTTTCTGATGCTACAGAAGTTTCTGTTTTTGATATTTTAGGAAAAGAAATAGTATCAACTAAAATTGATTCTTCATCATCACTAGATGTATCAAATCTAGAAAATGGCACATACATTTTGAAATTTAAAAATTATGATACCATTATCAAATTTGTAAAAGAATAA
- the hutI gene encoding imidazolonepropionase, with product MSLLIINIKELVQVRDTNVTIVKGEDMKWLPTIKNAYLFIDHDTIVEYGKMEDLAGLEADETIDAYGKTVLPTWCDSHTHIVYAGDRTQEFVDRINGLSYEDIANRGGGILNSAENLQNASEDELYNQAVKRLTEVIKLGTGAIEIKSGYGLTVAAELKMLRVIKRLKKDFPIKVKPTLLAAHAIPKEFKNNKSGFIDLVVNELIPAVAKEHLADYIDVFCEKGYFDLDDTQRVLEAGTKHGLIPKIHVNQFNAFGGVGLGVKHNALSVDHLEELHPEDIDVLKQSQTIPVALPGCSYFLSIPYTPARQLIDAGLPLALATDYNPGSTPSGNMNFVVSAACVKMKMTPEEAINAATINGAYAMNVSNMYGSICRGKKANIIITKAIPSYHYLAYAFGDNHIDTVIINGQKY from the coding sequence ATGTCATTATTAATTATCAATATCAAAGAACTCGTTCAAGTAAGAGATACCAATGTTACCATTGTAAAAGGTGAAGACATGAAATGGTTACCAACGATTAAAAACGCCTATCTTTTTATAGATCATGATACTATTGTTGAATATGGAAAAATGGAAGATTTGGCTGGTCTTGAAGCCGATGAAACCATAGATGCTTATGGCAAAACCGTATTGCCAACTTGGTGTGATTCTCATACACATATAGTTTATGCAGGAGACAGAACACAAGAGTTTGTTGACAGAATTAATGGTTTATCGTATGAAGATATTGCCAATCGTGGTGGAGGTATTTTAAATTCAGCTGAAAACTTACAAAACGCTTCCGAAGATGAACTTTATAATCAAGCTGTAAAACGTTTAACTGAAGTAATAAAGCTTGGTACAGGAGCAATCGAAATTAAATCGGGTTATGGCTTAACTGTTGCCGCAGAATTAAAAATGCTTCGTGTTATCAAACGATTAAAAAAAGACTTCCCTATTAAAGTGAAACCAACATTATTAGCTGCTCATGCAATTCCTAAGGAATTTAAAAATAATAAAAGCGGATTTATTGATCTAGTGGTTAATGAATTAATTCCTGCTGTTGCAAAAGAACATTTGGCAGACTATATTGATGTGTTTTGCGAAAAAGGATATTTTGATTTAGATGATACCCAACGTGTTCTTGAAGCTGGAACTAAACATGGATTAATACCAAAAATACATGTTAATCAATTTAATGCTTTTGGAGGTGTTGGTTTGGGAGTCAAACATAATGCTTTATCTGTAGACCATCTTGAAGAACTCCATCCTGAAGATATTGATGTATTAAAACAATCTCAAACGATTCCAGTTGCTTTACCAGGTTGCTCCTACTTTTTAAGCATACCTTATACACCTGCAAGGCAACTAATAGATGCTGGATTGCCTTTGGCATTAGCAACCGATTATAATCCTGGCTCTACTCCTAGCGGAAATATGAATTTTGTAGTTTCTGCTGCATGTGTAAAAATGAAAATGACTCCAGAAGAAGCTATTAATGCAGCGACTATTAATGGTGCTTATGCTATGAATGTTTCTAATATGTATGGCAGTATTTGTCGAGGAAAAAAAGCAAATATCATAATCACTAAAGCTATTCCGAGTTATCATTATTTAGCATATGCTTTTGGAGACAATCATATAGATACTGTAATTATTAACGGTCAAAAATACTAG
- a CDS encoding chromosome partitioning protein ParA yields the protein MENSNSKGIGLKIALGILLALFLGTAFYTSKLYNEKKENEATLTSEKNQVMADLSSMAKQYDIVIGENEVANQNLVEARGRIQGLMDSLKISQNSVNSLWRYKKKFMALQEEMDVLLTENDKLKIENQLLATSLDSTNMQLEERAVFTDSLLVQNTQLSEVVENASVLQTVGLNGYGVIERSSGKLIPTERAKRSDKIRVCYTVAKNALVGAGDKELYVQILDPVNNVLGANEQIQFEQTILNYSLVSKFNYENKNLDICEFVAPNDDFTAGRYVVNVFNENELISTSEFTLR from the coding sequence ATGGAAAATTCAAACAGTAAGGGTATTGGGTTAAAAATTGCTTTAGGTATATTATTAGCACTATTTTTAGGTACTGCATTTTACACATCTAAATTGTATAATGAAAAAAAAGAAAATGAAGCGACCTTAACCAGTGAGAAAAATCAGGTTATGGCAGATTTAAGTTCAATGGCTAAACAATATGATATTGTTATTGGTGAAAATGAAGTTGCAAATCAGAACCTTGTAGAAGCTAGAGGGCGTATTCAGGGTTTAATGGATTCTTTAAAAATTTCTCAAAATAGTGTAAATAGTTTATGGAGATATAAAAAGAAATTCATGGCACTTCAAGAGGAAATGGATGTCTTATTAACAGAAAATGACAAACTAAAGATAGAGAATCAATTATTAGCAACCTCTCTAGATAGTACAAATATGCAATTGGAAGAACGCGCTGTTTTTACAGATTCATTATTAGTGCAAAACACACAATTGTCTGAGGTGGTAGAAAATGCTTCTGTTTTACAAACTGTAGGTTTAAATGGTTATGGTGTAATTGAACGAAGTTCGGGGAAACTAATTCCTACAGAAAGAGCAAAGCGTAGCGATAAGATTAGAGTGTGCTATACCGTTGCAAAAAATGCGTTAGTTGGCGCAGGAGATAAAGAATTATATGTTCAAATTTTAGATCCTGTAAACAATGTATTAGGAGCTAATGAACAAATTCAATTTGAACAAACCATATTAAATTATAGTCTAGTAAGTAAGTTTAATTACGAGAACAAAAATTTAGATATTTGTGAGTTTGTAGCTCCAAATGATGATTTTACTGCAGGACGTTACGTTGTGAATGTCTTTAATGAAAATGAATTAATATCAACTTCAGAGTTTACTTTGAGATAG
- a CDS encoding formimidoylglutamase, with the protein MEHLKPFTSSELSTILKKRPNETKFGEHVMLLPSFENIYEQLLKMDVNYVVFGIKEDVGVFANHGKTGAYQAWDSTIKVLLNTQSNVFTCAKKVAILGCLDFDKYQAKLNKLDQNKKKDIHKARKLVSKIDEKVTFIISQIICAGKIPIIIGGGHNNAYGNIKGASLALKTPINVVNFDAHHDFRAEEGRHSGNGFSYAYAEGFLKNYFIFGLHENYISEQISKTISKLKSIQFNTYEAILVRKKLKFKSEMQRALNHVSNSNFGLEIDCDAIINTPSSAMSPSGFSVNQARQFVHYFGSNNNVTYLHICEAAPTHQTETQVGKLISYLITDFIRAHERL; encoded by the coding sequence ATGGAACACTTAAAACCTTTTACAAGTTCAGAATTATCAACCATTCTGAAAAAACGTCCTAACGAAACAAAATTTGGAGAACATGTGATGTTACTTCCGAGCTTTGAAAATATATACGAGCAATTGTTAAAAATGGACGTTAACTATGTCGTTTTTGGAATAAAAGAAGATGTAGGAGTATTCGCAAATCACGGAAAAACAGGAGCTTATCAGGCTTGGGATAGCACAATAAAAGTTTTGTTAAATACACAAAGTAATGTGTTTACATGTGCGAAAAAGGTTGCGATTTTAGGTTGTTTGGACTTTGATAAATATCAAGCTAAATTAAACAAACTTGATCAAAACAAAAAAAAAGACATTCATAAAGCTAGAAAATTGGTGTCTAAGATAGATGAAAAAGTAACGTTCATCATATCACAAATTATTTGTGCTGGAAAAATTCCAATCATTATTGGAGGAGGTCATAACAATGCTTATGGAAACATAAAAGGAGCTTCTTTAGCACTTAAAACGCCTATTAATGTTGTTAATTTTGATGCGCATCACGATTTTAGAGCTGAAGAAGGAAGACATAGTGGAAATGGATTTAGCTATGCTTATGCAGAAGGATTTCTCAAAAACTATTTCATTTTTGGCTTACACGAAAATTATATTTCTGAACAGATTTCAAAAACTATTAGCAAACTAAAATCTATACAATTCAATACGTATGAAGCAATTTTAGTGCGTAAAAAATTAAAGTTTAAGTCCGAAATGCAACGTGCTTTAAATCATGTTTCAAATTCTAATTTCGGATTAGAAATAGATTGCGATGCCATAATAAATACACCTAGTAGTGCAATGTCTCCAAGTGGATTTTCAGTAAACCAAGCTAGACAATTTGTACATTATTTTGGTTCAAATAATAATGTTACTTATTTGCATATTTGTGAAGCTGCTCCTACTCATCAAACAGAAACTCAAGTTGGTAAATTAATTTCTTACCTCATAACCGATTTTATTAGAGCTCATGAACGCCTTTGA
- a CDS encoding GNAT family N-acetyltransferase, which produces MNAFEIIPFDNQYANDFYQLNIEWLQTYFYVEPFDEEVLSKPKTYIINKGGHVFFVKQNDQILGTVALMPTNNSLVLELTKMAVSPHLRGQKIGQQLLQYCIDFAKSNHLAKLILYSSRKLENAIYIYRKYGFIEVPVETNCPYIRCDIKMELTL; this is translated from the coding sequence ATGAACGCCTTTGAAATTATTCCTTTTGACAACCAATATGCAAATGATTTCTATCAATTAAATATAGAATGGTTACAAACATATTTCTATGTTGAGCCATTTGATGAGGAGGTTTTAAGCAAACCTAAAACTTACATCATTAACAAAGGTGGTCATGTTTTTTTTGTTAAACAAAATGATCAAATTTTAGGAACAGTTGCACTTATGCCTACTAACAATTCTTTGGTCTTAGAATTAACTAAAATGGCTGTTTCACCTCATTTACGTGGACAAAAAATTGGTCAGCAATTGCTTCAATACTGCATTGATTTTGCTAAATCAAACCACCTAGCAAAACTCATTTTATATTCTAGTAGAAAACTAGAAAATGCGATTTATATCTATAGGAAATATGGTTTTATAGAAGTGCCTGTTGAAACAAATTGTCCGTATATAAGATGCGACATAAAAATGGAGTTGACATTATAA
- a CDS encoding DUF6638 family protein, protein MQKLKAANLYRSELIPISGKLVERYNQCLKKLGFTETKLIKFSIDGIGWSPEIAEEKKEQHYLSNGESNSHGIIISPLQNNKPVYLPNHTFDREMMQLVFKTHGDKINDITRDSAICLDFDQGLDTFYEPLDLLRYQIITIKFHLINNLDTIKEEQLELIEKFKFGNNFIDESIHNQLLESAIKYGDLRERDLNLRSVSYVTDSFYTRSFGGVYVLRDFISPIVVFEDKKWYKEAIKDTIHEVIIFHISQPELMEKLRDHIIIAYDLEEVVSTKRYDRIKKFEFAQHLKNTQHPINNILSDSLLFKSYLNKIDIEARKKVMSVERYLEKLETSNQYKISDIVDEDLFKAMHEPHSSLHPKHQDLIWKLLVNISPKDVLFIYWYDKQEFYRLYETLDPSLQDWVIETISNNI, encoded by the coding sequence ATGCAAAAACTAAAAGCAGCAAATCTTTATAGAAGTGAACTCATTCCAATTTCAGGAAAATTAGTTGAACGTTATAACCAATGCTTAAAAAAACTAGGGTTTACAGAAACTAAACTGATTAAATTCTCTATTGATGGTATAGGTTGGAGTCCTGAAATTGCTGAAGAAAAAAAGGAACAACATTATTTGAGTAATGGTGAGTCTAATTCTCATGGCATCATAATTTCTCCTTTACAAAATAACAAACCTGTCTATTTACCAAATCATACTTTTGATAGAGAGATGATGCAATTGGTATTTAAAACTCATGGAGATAAAATAAACGATATCACTAGAGACTCAGCCATTTGTTTAGATTTTGATCAAGGTTTAGATACATTTTACGAACCATTAGATCTTTTGAGGTATCAAATTATTACTATAAAATTTCACCTTATTAATAATCTGGATACAATTAAAGAAGAACAATTAGAACTTATAGAGAAATTTAAATTTGGTAATAATTTTATAGATGAAAGTATACACAATCAATTGCTTGAATCTGCTATAAAATATGGTGATTTAAGAGAACGTGATTTGAATCTTAGGTCTGTAAGCTACGTGACAGATTCTTTTTATACTAGATCTTTTGGAGGTGTTTATGTGCTTAGAGATTTCATTTCTCCAATTGTAGTTTTTGAAGATAAGAAATGGTATAAAGAAGCTATTAAGGATACAATTCATGAGGTGATCATTTTTCATATCTCACAACCAGAACTTATGGAAAAACTTCGTGACCATATTATTATTGCTTACGACCTAGAAGAAGTTGTGAGTACAAAACGTTATGATCGAATTAAAAAATTTGAATTTGCTCAACATTTAAAAAACACTCAACACCCAATTAATAATATATTAAGCGACTCCTTATTGTTTAAAAGTTATTTGAATAAAATTGATATTGAAGCTCGTAAAAAAGTAATGAGTGTTGAACGTTACTTGGAAAAATTAGAAACTAGTAATCAATATAAAATTTCCGATATCGTAGATGAAGATTTATTTAAAGCCATGCATGAACCTCATTCTAGTTTGCATCCAAAACATCAAGATTTAATTTGGAAATTATTAGTCAACATCTCTCCTAAAGATGTCTTGTTTATATATTGGTATGATAAACAAGAATTTTATAGGCTTTATGAGACATTAGACCCGTCGTTACAAGACTGGGTAATTGAAACAATTAGTAACAATATTTAA
- a CDS encoding NUDIX domain-containing protein → MQNIKNITHNILSKAWATLHRIDYDFQFKDGRIKRLSRECYNRGDGAAVLLYNIEKSTVILTKQFRMPIYENDINKGMSIEVCAGAIDKNESPESTMLREIEEEVGYNIENIQSALNAYMSPGALTEKLYLFVAEYSEDNKISEGGGLDSEDEEIEVLELPFIIALDMIKKKIIIDAKTIMLLQYAQINNLLQCKN, encoded by the coding sequence ATGCAAAACATTAAAAACATAACACATAACATTCTATCTAAAGCTTGGGCAACACTCCATAGAATTGATTATGACTTTCAATTTAAAGATGGACGAATAAAACGTTTGTCTAGAGAATGTTACAATCGAGGAGATGGAGCAGCAGTTTTATTGTACAATATTGAAAAATCAACCGTAATATTGACAAAACAGTTTAGAATGCCTATCTATGAAAATGATATAAATAAAGGCATGTCTATTGAAGTTTGTGCTGGTGCAATTGATAAAAACGAATCACCTGAAAGCACCATGTTAAGAGAAATAGAAGAAGAGGTTGGCTATAACATTGAAAATATACAATCTGCTTTAAATGCATATATGTCTCCAGGAGCACTAACAGAAAAATTATATCTTTTTGTCGCTGAATATTCTGAAGACAATAAAATTAGTGAAGGAGGAGGATTAGATTCTGAAGATGAAGAGATTGAAGTATTAGAGCTTCCATTTATTATAGCTCTAGATATGATTAAAAAGAAAATAATAATTGATGCAAAAACAATTATGTTATTGCAATATGCTCAGATTAATAACTTATTGCAATGCAAAAACTAA
- a CDS encoding AAA family ATPase, whose amino-acid sequence MEHNSTFPIKQNELDMLRDEATSYIKSIQWEQGQRAKNKDKDAKDESILLYLSRANGNGGAAATSVSKTILELKKRLLPESIAIPIYLNQTLYAVQEGITLGAWIKDSYYDASGLSSLSENKSALDNSGKREYESKMQTATAFMLFSTAYKILHDLQTVASDDLSVMKNKFAGIPEVSLMSPLKGISCALFYYDKYLGHPEIVKTDKDVVDFTVVYFEALIAEIQMRKSSLEYTETITDRTYKLENSEFAVSGWDNVFQGTAKSIEFNKIQFEQIVGNRDAKHFARRLTERMLSYDFTAKKNPFQELGGFMPVFMGYGIPGTGKSMLIAAIATRLKEHCDNLDIPFLFHPMPDTLISTFQGGSAEKMVEWMKPMQDPSKLIFAPIDDAENNLQERTAQGVSAGVKEVIGVFLRYTEGAYAVNYGNSSIGLFTNLPEMLDKAVISRVQGRFKIDGARTEHDFLDQDHLWWRKLDDTMPDFVNMQGPENYSYLQDQGLAKNMGEIFKVSDKPTEARVLEAYDKIENHFKTNQHLFYANLYKEIQKIFPFFSSRDVRNIQSAVSLRLTDFDLEEDWFENPELYFKKDYETKFNMLQELMRSNMKGLDFSEIRRQEVVRYLDNVATIADTDFKRKVDARVNQLNIDMEAREQFGNKN is encoded by the coding sequence ATGGAACACAACTCAACATTTCCCATAAAACAAAATGAACTGGATATGCTTCGTGACGAAGCAACATCCTATATTAAAAGTATTCAATGGGAACAGGGTCAGCGTGCGAAAAACAAAGATAAAGATGCTAAAGACGAATCGATTCTTTTGTATTTGTCACGTGCTAATGGAAATGGTGGAGCAGCAGCAACTTCAGTTTCGAAAACGATTTTAGAACTTAAAAAGCGCTTGTTACCTGAGTCTATCGCAATTCCTATATATTTAAACCAAACCCTTTATGCTGTTCAAGAAGGCATCACTTTAGGAGCTTGGATTAAAGACAGTTACTACGATGCGTCTGGTTTATCTAGTTTATCTGAAAACAAATCTGCATTAGACAATTCAGGTAAACGTGAGTATGAAAGTAAAATGCAAACTGCAACTGCATTTATGTTATTTTCTACAGCATATAAGATTTTACACGATTTGCAAACTGTTGCTTCAGATGATTTAAGTGTGATGAAGAATAAATTTGCAGGTATTCCTGAAGTGTCTCTAATGTCTCCATTAAAAGGAATTTCTTGTGCTTTGTTTTATTATGATAAATATTTAGGGCATCCTGAAATCGTAAAGACAGATAAAGATGTGGTCGATTTTACAGTCGTATATTTTGAAGCTTTGATTGCCGAAATTCAAATGCGTAAAAGCAGTTTAGAATATACTGAGACTATAACTGATAGAACTTACAAACTCGAAAACTCAGAGTTTGCTGTTTCAGGTTGGGACAATGTATTTCAAGGCACAGCAAAAAGTATAGAGTTTAATAAAATTCAGTTTGAACAAATTGTAGGAAACAGAGATGCGAAACACTTTGCAAGACGTTTAACAGAACGTATGTTGAGCTACGATTTTACAGCTAAGAAGAATCCGTTTCAGGAACTTGGAGGTTTTATGCCTGTGTTTATGGGTTACGGAATCCCTGGAACTGGAAAAAGTATGTTGATTGCTGCTATTGCAACACGACTAAAAGAACATTGTGATAATCTAGACATTCCGTTTTTGTTTCATCCAATGCCAGACACACTAATTTCTACCTTTCAAGGTGGTTCAGCAGAAAAAATGGTCGAATGGATGAAACCTATGCAAGATCCTTCGAAATTAATTTTTGCGCCTATTGATGATGCCGAAAATAATTTACAAGAACGTACAGCTCAAGGTGTATCTGCTGGTGTAAAAGAAGTCATAGGTGTGTTTTTAAGATATACTGAAGGTGCTTATGCAGTAAATTATGGAAATAGTTCTATCGGTTTATTTACAAACCTTCCAGAGATGTTAGATAAAGCTGTGATTTCTCGTGTGCAAGGTCGTTTTAAAATTGATGGCGCAAGAACAGAACATGATTTCTTAGATCAAGATCATCTGTGGTGGAGAAAATTGGATGATACAATGCCAGATTTTGTAAATATGCAAGGCCCAGAAAATTACAGTTATCTGCAAGATCAAGGATTAGCTAAAAATATGGGGGAAATTTTCAAGGTTTCAGATAAACCAACTGAAGCGCGTGTTTTAGAAGCTTATGATAAAATTGAAAACCATTTTAAAACGAATCAACATTTGTTTTATGCCAATTTATATAAAGAAATTCAAAAGATATTTCCATTTTTCTCATCTCGTGATGTCAGAAACATTCAGAGTGCTGTGTCGTTACGTTTAACAGATTTTGATTTGGAAGAAGATTGGTTTGAAAACCCTGAGTTGTATTTCAAAAAGGATTACGAAACCAAGTTTAATATGCTACAAGAACTGATGCGTTCCAATATGAAAGGCTTAGACTTTTCTGAAATTCGTCGTCAAGAAGTGGTGCGATATTTAGATAATGTAGCAACAATTGCTGACACAGACTTTAAGCGCAAAGTAGATGCACGAGTAAATCAATTAAATATTGATATGGAAGCTAGAGAGCAATTTGGGAATAAAAACTAA